A window of Helicobacter pylori genomic DNA:
TGATCTCTAGCGCGCTGTTAGGGAGATTAGGGTAATTCATTTTATTCCTTATTTAATTTTTTTGTGGTAGGATTAGGTTCTACGGAGTTTAAAGAATTAAATGCCTTTTCTTTAGTGATTGCTTGCGGAGTAGACCGTAACGCTTGCTTCTCTGTATCATACAATTCATAACTGCTTATCACCCAGTGATTTTCTAATTTTTCATTTTTCCACTCATTATTTAAACCTACTCTCTTATTTCCATAATCTACAAACACACGCCCTAAACTATCCGTGCCTTTAGTGCCTTTCTCTAACACTTCGGGGATAGATTTAACGATATTTAAGGCGTATTCTTTAGCTTCTGTTTCACTTAAGCCTTTCTTCATCTCATTAGATATTCTAC
This region includes:
- a CDS encoding DUF3519 domain-containing protein, which encodes EPNENNPSLKRLIQAVKDMQKEKEKVKTPSEWGPNYSEFKGDGLGAINKLLETKKGFVAGAFHKEGLGDIDLVWGNKDYGLAHILERRISNEMKKGLSETEAKEYALNIVKSIPEVLEKGTKGTDSLGRVFVDYGNKRVGLNNEWKNEKLENHWVISSYELYDTEKQALRSTPQAITKEKAFNSLNSVEPNPTTKKLNKE